In the genome of Arcobacter sp. F155, one region contains:
- a CDS encoding heavy metal translocating P-type ATPase, translating to MSKTRCDHCHLEFDDSVMIKESNLNFCCKGCQGVYHLLKDDRLDSFYDKLGNKTINPPIEVDDDINRFDTKSFEEMFISTNEDGFKQIDLIIEGIHCAACVWLNEKVLYDTDGIVSADINFTNNKAKIVWDDTSVKLSDIIKKIRSIGYNAYAYDASTADEQAVKSKRDYFIRMMVAVFASMNIMMLSVAKYTGFFTGMDEEVRGFVHLGEFILATPVLFYSGWIFFRGAYYGLRNRILNMDFLVSSGATLTYIYSLFILFGAKGESYFDSVAMIITFVLVGKYLEVIGKKSAVDTLDKIKGTLPLEATVVKDGVKKSIPLNSIKVGDIIELRSGEKVCIDGFITSGEGNFDESSLTGESLPIYKKKGQKVFSGTINSDSVIRYEASKTYKDSTLNSIVTLLEDSLSSKPKIEHKANEVSKGFTLTILSLSLLTFLVWYFLGIDLGFDYEGTNHFEKSFIVAISVIVIACPCALALATPIASLVGISELAKKGLLFKEAKYIESMAKADTLVMDKTGTITKGELKVKKMRLLDDNIHKLNLLYSVLEASTHPVSVSVKKHLEKELSLEIKDIFDVKQVEAKGIKAKYKNVDGKLFHLMGGNIELLKDSGINYKFDSNNTVYIFAINRRVIATFELVDEIKEGAKELIDDAYSNGLDVVMLTGDNESVASKVASQVGIKTFVAGINPIKKAEYIKSLKESGKTVIMAGDGINDSIALAKSDVAIAMGNSSDVTISVSDVVLLNNSLESLLKAFTISRRTYKFIKQNLTLSLVYNAITIPLAMAGLVIPLVAALSMSLSSLLVVANSMRIKQK from the coding sequence GTGTCTAAAACAAGATGTGATCACTGCCATTTAGAATTTGATGATAGTGTTATGATAAAAGAGAGTAATTTAAATTTTTGTTGCAAAGGTTGCCAAGGAGTTTACCATCTTTTAAAGGATGATAGACTGGATTCTTTTTATGATAAGCTTGGAAATAAAACTATTAATCCTCCTATTGAAGTTGATGATGATATTAATAGATTTGATACTAAAAGTTTTGAAGAAATGTTTATTTCTACAAACGAAGATGGCTTTAAACAAATTGACTTGATAATTGAAGGAATTCATTGTGCTGCTTGTGTTTGGCTAAATGAAAAAGTACTTTATGATACTGATGGAATAGTAAGTGCTGATATTAATTTTACAAATAATAAAGCAAAGATAGTTTGGGATGATACAAGTGTTAAACTATCAGACATAATTAAAAAAATAAGAAGTATTGGTTACAACGCTTATGCTTATGATGCAAGTACTGCTGATGAACAAGCTGTAAAATCAAAAAGAGACTACTTTATTCGTATGATGGTTGCAGTTTTTGCAAGTATGAATATTATGATGCTTTCTGTTGCAAAATATACTGGCTTTTTCACAGGAATGGATGAAGAAGTAAGAGGTTTTGTTCATTTAGGTGAATTTATTCTTGCAACTCCTGTATTATTCTATTCTGGATGGATATTCTTCCGTGGTGCATATTATGGTTTAAGAAATCGTATTTTAAATATGGACTTCTTGGTTAGTTCAGGAGCAACGCTAACTTATATTTATTCACTATTTATTCTTTTTGGGGCAAAAGGTGAAAGCTATTTTGACTCCGTTGCTATGATTATTACCTTTGTATTAGTTGGAAAGTATTTAGAAGTAATTGGTAAAAAAAGTGCTGTAGATACTTTAGATAAAATCAAAGGAACACTTCCTTTAGAAGCAACTGTAGTAAAAGATGGAGTTAAAAAATCAATTCCACTAAATAGTATCAAAGTAGGTGATATTATTGAGTTAAGGTCTGGCGAAAAAGTTTGTATTGATGGTTTTATTACTAGTGGAGAAGGTAATTTTGATGAATCAAGCTTAACGGGTGAGTCTTTACCTATTTATAAAAAGAAAGGTCAAAAAGTATTTAGTGGAACAATAAACAGTGATAGTGTTATTAGATATGAAGCTAGTAAAACATATAAAGATTCAACTTTAAACTCTATTGTAACTCTACTAGAAGATTCTCTTAGTTCAAAACCAAAAATTGAGCATAAAGCAAATGAAGTATCAAAAGGTTTTACTCTCACTATTCTTTCTTTATCTTTACTTACTTTCTTGGTTTGGTATTTCTTAGGGATAGATTTAGGTTTTGATTATGAGGGAACTAATCATTTTGAGAAATCATTTATTGTAGCTATTTCTGTTATTGTTATTGCTTGTCCTTGTGCCTTAGCTCTTGCTACACCAATTGCAAGTTTGGTTGGTATTTCAGAACTTGCTAAAAAAGGTCTACTTTTTAAAGAAGCAAAATATATTGAATCAATGGCTAAAGCAGATACTTTAGTGATGGATAAAACAGGAACTATTACAAAGGGTGAATTAAAAGTTAAAAAAATGAGGCTTTTAGATGATAATATTCATAAGTTAAATCTTTTATATTCTGTATTGGAAGCTTCAACTCACCCAGTTTCTGTTTCAGTTAAGAAACATCTTGAAAAAGAGTTATCTTTAGAGATAAAAGATATATTTGATGTAAAACAAGTTGAAGCAAAGGGAATAAAAGCAAAATATAAAAATGTAGATGGAAAACTGTTTCATCTTATGGGTGGAAATATTGAGCTTCTAAAAGACAGTGGTATTAACTATAAATTTGATTCAAATAATACAGTATATATTTTTGCAATTAATAGAAGAGTAATAGCAACGTTTGAATTAGTAGATGAGATAAAAGAAGGTGCTAAAGAGCTTATTGATGATGCTTACTCAAATGGTTTAGATGTAGTGATGTTAACTGGTGATAATGAAAGTGTAGCTTCTAAAGTTGCATCTCAAGTTGGAATTAAAACTTTTGTAGCAGGAATTAATCCTATAAAAAAAGCAGAATATATAAAAAGTTTAAAAGAGTCAGGAAAAACAGTTATTATGGCTGGTGATGGTATTAATGATTCTATTGCTTTAGCTAAATCAGATGTTGCCATAGCTATGGGTAACTCTTCAGATGTAACAATTTCTGTATCTGATGTTGTTTTATTAAATAATTCATTAGAAAGTCTTTTAAAAGCATTTACGATATCAAGAAGAACCTATAAGTTTATAAAACAGAATCTTACTTTATCTTTAGTGTATAATGCAATAACTATACCTTTAGCAATGGCAGGACTTGTAATACCTTTAGTGGCAGCTTTATCTATGAGTTTAAGTTCACTACTAGTAGTTGCAAACTCTATGAGAATTAAACAAAAATAA
- the ccoS gene encoding cbb3-type cytochrome oxidase assembly protein CcoS — protein sequence MINDTLLMMLIVGLVVSFAILAVFIWGAKGGQFDDSRKMMDGLLFDGTDDLNDAVKKEEKVKKAKEHKKSEPPKK from the coding sequence ATGATAAATGATACTTTATTGATGATGTTAATTGTAGGACTTGTTGTCTCTTTTGCAATTCTAGCAGTATTTATCTGGGGTGCAAAAGGCGGCCAGTTTGATGATAGTAGAAAAATGATGGATGGATTATTATTTGATGGAACTGATGATTTAAATGATGCTGTTAAAAAAGAGGAAAAAGTAAAAAAAGCGAAAGAGCATAAAAAAAGTGAACCACCTAAGAAGTGA
- a CDS encoding c-type cytochrome: MKKIVLGTMIAAASLMAANWAPCAGCHGAAAEKPALGKSAVIKGWPVEKTVAALKGYKDGSYGGAMKGVMKGQVARLSDADIEDLAKQIAAF, from the coding sequence ATGAAAAAGATTGTTTTAGGAACAATGATTGCTGCTGCTTCATTAATGGCTGCAAACTGGGCACCATGTGCTGGATGTCATGGGGCTGCTGCAGAGAAACCTGCACTAGGAAAGTCTGCTGTAATTAAAGGTTGGCCAGTTGAAAAAACTGTTGCTGCATTAAAAGGTTACAAAGATGGTTCTTACGGTGGTGCTATGAAAGGTGTTATGAAAGGTCAAGTTGCAAGACTTTCTGATGCTGATATTGAAGATTTAGCTAAGCAAATCGCTGCATTCTAA